One Corynebacterium efficiens YS-314 DNA segment encodes these proteins:
- a CDS encoding ABC transporter transmembrane domain-containing protein, protein MATTFRRMRTWSWFVPESPTDETPLLPRVTGSTTRAATWSLLWALPVGTWVMVLGLLISSAVNAAVSLIVGRGTDWAFNDAAGQLWPVVAVGAAIVGCLWLIYILQATSDALTDLTSARVVHTLRLELSRMLLTTPRNTLSPGAVLNTVDQDSVQVGALKNILNFPVGMVGFLLGSTIAIAPISPLIAVLLVCGGLSTALASYLTSGPLTRISARRRKAEAASIAIATDVAQGSRVVKGLGAVEHTERRFGAAADAALDVMLREARMQAGLNFLRQFVPAAWSIGLLGYAAVLAFRGEITPGQMISVTLLVPPSLTVLGISLGVLTELWARGQASTRRVQHLAGELVDASLAPTPGAPRWEIDAGLTVWNPRSAGDRQLVDEELQRWQHQPGVVVAPHRVSVFEGSLADNVNPLGTVPAAHLRESLRAASCRDILRRLGGALPDGEGTDLVLPETPIGEAGLNLSGGQRQRIALARFLAADPPVLILDEPTTGLDSVTLDQVARRVAGLRSRPGYRTVVITSNPTWRGVADRVVEEFGGDQPTRTPEKESGQ, encoded by the coding sequence ATGGCAACCACGTTCCGCAGGATGCGTACCTGGTCGTGGTTCGTCCCCGAGTCCCCGACCGATGAAACGCCCCTCCTGCCCCGAGTCACCGGTTCCACCACCCGAGCCGCCACCTGGTCCCTGCTGTGGGCACTGCCCGTGGGCACCTGGGTGATGGTGCTGGGCCTGTTGATCTCCAGTGCTGTCAACGCGGCAGTGTCCCTGATCGTCGGACGTGGTACCGACTGGGCCTTCAATGACGCCGCGGGGCAGCTGTGGCCCGTGGTCGCGGTGGGGGCGGCGATCGTGGGGTGTCTGTGGTTGATCTATATCCTGCAGGCCACCTCCGATGCGCTGACCGACCTCACCTCCGCCCGGGTGGTGCACACCCTGCGGCTGGAACTGTCCCGGATGCTGCTGACCACCCCGCGCAACACCCTGTCGCCCGGCGCGGTCCTCAACACCGTGGACCAGGATTCCGTGCAGGTGGGGGCCCTGAAGAACATCCTCAACTTCCCCGTCGGCATGGTGGGCTTCCTCCTCGGCTCCACGATCGCCATCGCGCCGATCTCCCCGCTGATCGCCGTGCTGCTGGTGTGCGGGGGACTGTCCACGGCATTGGCGTCCTATCTGACCTCGGGGCCGCTGACGAGGATCTCGGCGAGGCGTCGCAAAGCGGAGGCCGCCTCCATCGCGATCGCCACGGACGTCGCGCAGGGATCGCGGGTGGTCAAGGGACTCGGCGCGGTCGAGCACACCGAACGCCGCTTCGGTGCGGCCGCCGACGCGGCCCTGGATGTCATGCTGCGGGAGGCACGCATGCAGGCGGGCCTGAACTTCCTGCGACAGTTCGTGCCCGCCGCCTGGTCCATCGGGCTGCTCGGTTATGCGGCCGTCCTGGCCTTCCGTGGTGAGATCACACCCGGACAGATGATCTCAGTGACCCTGCTCGTCCCGCCGTCACTGACGGTGCTGGGCATCTCCCTCGGTGTGCTCACCGAGCTGTGGGCCCGTGGGCAGGCCTCCACCCGGCGCGTGCAGCACCTGGCGGGTGAGCTTGTCGACGCCTCCCTGGCACCCACCCCGGGAGCACCCCGGTGGGAGATCGACGCCGGTCTCACGGTGTGGAATCCGCGCAGCGCCGGGGACCGCCAGCTGGTGGATGAGGAACTGCAGCGCTGGCAGCACCAGCCCGGGGTGGTGGTAGCACCGCACCGGGTCAGCGTGTTCGAAGGATCCCTGGCAGACAACGTCAACCCGCTGGGCACCGTGCCGGCTGCACACCTGCGGGAGTCGCTCCGGGCAGCCAGCTGCCGGGACATCCTGCGCCGACTCGGGGGTGCGCTCCCGGACGGGGAGGGCACGGACCTCGTCCTGCCGGAGACCCCGATCGGTGAGGCGGGACTCAACCTCTCCGGCGGGCAACGTCAACGCATCGCCCTGGCCAGGTTCCTGGCAGCCGACCCACCCGTGCTCATCCTCGATGAGCCCACCACCGGCCTGGACTCGGTCACCCTCGACCAGGTCGCGCGCCGGGTGGCGGGTTTGAGGTCCCGGCCCGGCTACCGGACGGTGGTGATCACCTCCAACCCCACCTGGCGGGGCGTGGCGGACCGTGTGGTGGAGGAGTTCGGCGGGGACCAACCGACCCGCACCCCGGAGAAGGAGAGCGGACAGTGA
- a CDS encoding GNAT family N-acetyltransferase encodes MSTPGPTTPGITVRTAHPLEFPVITDILVHTFAGDPGFLRWIPQPDPGNRLLRGLFELQLQTRYATANTVDVALDESGDIVGVALWDAPDSDHGALDEARLLPRLVALFGARTPQFLAQGFRSARMHPKFPHWYLYTIASVPQARGTGVGTALLTHGIARAGEEAIYLEATSTRSAQLYHRHGFVPLGYLPDNDDLPSEFAMWRPPTMPR; translated from the coding sequence ATGAGCACACCAGGCCCCACCACCCCCGGCATCACCGTCAGAACAGCTCACCCCTTGGAATTCCCGGTGATCACAGACATCCTCGTCCACACCTTCGCCGGTGATCCCGGTTTCCTGCGCTGGATTCCCCAGCCTGACCCCGGGAACCGCCTGCTGCGGGGTCTGTTCGAACTCCAGCTGCAGACCCGGTACGCCACTGCGAACACCGTGGATGTCGCCCTGGATGAGTCCGGTGACATCGTCGGCGTGGCCCTGTGGGACGCCCCGGATTCCGATCACGGTGCCCTGGATGAGGCCCGCCTACTCCCCCGCCTGGTCGCCTTGTTCGGGGCACGCACCCCGCAGTTCCTGGCCCAGGGGTTCCGTTCCGCACGCATGCACCCGAAATTCCCCCACTGGTACCTCTACACCATCGCCTCGGTCCCCCAGGCTCGCGGAACCGGAGTGGGCACCGCCCTGCTCACCCACGGCATCGCCCGCGCCGGCGAGGAGGCGATCTATCTGGAGGCCACCTCGACCCGCTCGGCGCAGCTGTACCACCGCCATGGGTTCGTGCCCCTGGGGTACCTGCCCGACAATGATGATCTCCCCTCGGAGTTCGCCATGTGGCGTCCCCCGACCATGCCCCGCTAG
- the meaB gene encoding methylmalonyl Co-A mutase-associated GTPase MeaB gives MPEREFLEDTLGTLSTTGGTDLGAIVPPAPEMLRRARQRINVDELYDAVLANDRPKVARAITLLESTSAAHRELAQELLVRLLPHSGNALRIGITGVPGVGKSTFIEALGMHLIGEGHRVAVVAIDPSSTKTRGSILGDKTRMSSLSREDKAFIRPSPSAGTLGGVAKATREAMVVFEAAGYDIIIVETVGVGQSEVAVHQMVDIFTFLALSGAGDQLQGIKKGVLEMAELVAINKADGANEKPAKRAARDLAAAMRMVRSPDEIWHPPTITMSAVEGTGVDVFWGHVQEHQKVMREHGLFEERRRHQQVGWMWQMVHETIRMRLENDPDVKTVSRDMERALRDGATTPTLAARNILAAFDRI, from the coding sequence ATGCCTGAGAGGGAATTTCTGGAGGACACCCTCGGCACGCTGAGCACCACCGGCGGCACGGATCTGGGCGCCATCGTCCCACCGGCCCCGGAGATGCTCCGGCGTGCGCGCCAGCGGATCAACGTCGATGAGCTCTACGACGCCGTCCTGGCCAACGACCGCCCCAAGGTCGCCCGTGCCATCACCCTGCTGGAGTCCACCTCCGCCGCCCACCGTGAACTGGCACAGGAACTCCTGGTGCGGTTGCTGCCGCATTCCGGTAACGCCCTGCGCATCGGTATCACCGGTGTTCCGGGTGTGGGCAAGTCCACCTTCATCGAGGCGCTGGGCATGCACCTGATCGGGGAGGGACACCGGGTGGCGGTGGTGGCCATCGACCCCTCATCCACCAAGACCCGGGGTTCCATCCTGGGGGACAAGACCCGCATGTCCAGTCTGTCGCGGGAGGATAAGGCCTTCATCCGGCCCTCCCCGTCGGCAGGCACCCTCGGTGGCGTGGCCAAGGCTACCCGTGAGGCGATGGTGGTGTTCGAGGCCGCCGGCTACGACATCATCATCGTCGAGACCGTCGGTGTGGGCCAGAGTGAGGTGGCGGTGCACCAGATGGTGGACATCTTCACCTTCCTGGCACTCTCCGGGGCCGGTGATCAGCTGCAGGGCATCAAGAAGGGTGTCCTGGAGATGGCGGAACTGGTGGCCATCAACAAGGCCGACGGTGCGAATGAGAAACCCGCCAAGCGGGCCGCCCGCGACCTGGCCGCGGCCATGCGGATGGTCCGCAGCCCGGACGAGATCTGGCATCCACCGACGATCACCATGTCCGCGGTGGAGGGCACCGGTGTGGATGTCTTCTGGGGGCATGTCCAGGAACACCAGAAGGTGATGCGGGAGCACGGCCTCTTTGAGGAGCGCCGCCGTCATCAGCAGGTGGGCTGGATGTGGCAGATGGTCCACGAGACGATCCGCATGCGTCTGGAGAATGACCCCGATGTGAAGACGGTCAGCCGCGACATGGAGAGGGCACTGCGTGACGGTGCCACAACCCCGACGCTGGCCGCCCGGAATATCCTGGCGGCGTTCGACCGCATCTAG
- the scpA gene encoding methylmalonyl-CoA mutase produces the protein MTTIPNFSEVPLDGPAADAGTTPAPAGADQVWNTPEGIDVKRVFTEDDRAAAAAAGHPLDSLPGQKPFMRGPYPTMYTNQPWTIRQYAGFSTAAESNAFYRRNLAAGQKGLSVAFDLATHRGYDSDNERVVGDVGMAGVAIDSILDMRELFQGIDLSSVSVSMTMNGAVLPVLAFYIVAAEEQGVAPEQLAGTIQNDILKEFMVRNTYIYPPKPSMRIISNIFEYTSLKMPRFNSISISGYHIQEAGATADLELAYTLADGIEYLRAGQEVGLDVDKFAPRLSFFWGISMYTFMEIAKLRAGRLLWSELVAKFNPKNPKSQSLRTHSQTSGWSLTAQDVYNNVARTAIEAMAATQGHTQSLHTNALDEALALPTDFSARIARNTQLLLQQESGTVRPVDPWAGSYYVEWLTNELANRARKHIEEVEEAGGMAQATDQGIPKLRIEESAARTQARIDSGRQALIGVNRYVVDEDEQIEVLKVDNTKVRAEQLEKLARLRAERDEDETRRALDALTAAARNDNKKPGDLEQNLLKLAVDAARAKATIGEISDALEEVFGRHEAEIKTLSGVYKDEVGKEGEVSNVKRAIALADAFEEQEGRRPRIFIAKMGQDGHDRGQKVVASAYADLGMDVDVGPLFQTPAEAARAAVDADVHVVGMSSLAAGHLTLLPELKKELAALGREDILVTVGGVIPPGDFQELYDNGAVAIYPPGTVIADSAIDLITRLAAHLGFELDVDEDA, from the coding sequence ATGACCACAATCCCCAATTTCTCCGAGGTACCCCTCGACGGTCCCGCAGCTGATGCAGGAACCACCCCCGCCCCGGCCGGTGCCGACCAGGTGTGGAACACCCCGGAGGGCATCGACGTCAAGCGCGTGTTCACCGAGGACGACCGTGCCGCAGCAGCTGCCGCCGGCCACCCCCTGGATTCCCTCCCGGGCCAGAAGCCGTTCATGCGCGGGCCGTACCCGACCATGTACACCAACCAGCCCTGGACCATCCGCCAGTACGCCGGTTTCTCCACCGCGGCCGAGTCCAATGCGTTCTACCGCCGCAACCTGGCCGCCGGTCAGAAGGGCCTGTCCGTGGCCTTCGACCTGGCCACCCACCGCGGCTACGACTCCGACAATGAGCGCGTGGTCGGCGATGTGGGCATGGCCGGTGTGGCCATCGACTCCATCCTGGACATGCGCGAACTCTTCCAGGGCATCGACCTGTCGAGCGTGTCCGTGTCCATGACCATGAACGGCGCCGTGCTGCCGGTCCTCGCCTTCTACATCGTGGCGGCCGAGGAACAGGGCGTTGCCCCCGAGCAGCTCGCCGGAACCATTCAGAATGACATTCTGAAGGAGTTCATGGTCCGCAACACCTACATCTACCCACCGAAGCCGTCGATGAGGATCATCTCGAACATCTTCGAGTACACCTCCCTGAAGATGCCGCGCTTCAACTCGATCTCCATCTCCGGCTACCACATCCAGGAAGCCGGAGCGACCGCCGACCTCGAGCTCGCCTACACGCTTGCCGACGGCATCGAGTACCTCCGCGCCGGCCAGGAGGTGGGTCTGGACGTGGACAAGTTCGCCCCACGCCTGTCCTTCTTCTGGGGTATCTCCATGTACACCTTCATGGAGATCGCGAAGCTGCGCGCCGGTCGTCTCCTGTGGAGCGAGCTGGTGGCCAAGTTCAACCCGAAGAACCCGAAGTCCCAGTCCCTGCGTACCCACTCGCAGACCTCCGGTTGGTCTCTGACCGCCCAGGATGTCTACAACAACGTCGCCCGCACCGCGATCGAGGCGATGGCCGCCACCCAGGGCCACACCCAGTCGCTGCACACCAACGCCCTCGACGAGGCACTCGCGTTGCCAACCGACTTCTCCGCCCGCATCGCGCGTAACACCCAGCTGCTGCTGCAGCAGGAGTCCGGCACCGTCCGCCCGGTCGACCCGTGGGCCGGTTCCTACTACGTGGAATGGCTGACCAACGAGCTGGCCAACCGCGCGCGCAAGCACATCGAGGAGGTCGAGGAGGCCGGCGGCATGGCCCAGGCCACCGACCAGGGCATCCCGAAGCTGCGCATCGAGGAGTCCGCCGCCCGCACCCAGGCCCGCATCGACTCCGGCCGCCAGGCACTTATCGGTGTCAACCGCTATGTCGTCGACGAGGATGAGCAGATTGAAGTCCTCAAGGTTGACAACACCAAGGTGCGCGCCGAGCAGCTGGAGAAGCTGGCCCGTCTGCGCGCCGAGCGCGACGAGGACGAGACCCGCCGTGCACTGGACGCCCTGACCGCCGCGGCCCGCAACGACAACAAGAAGCCGGGCGATCTGGAGCAGAACCTGCTCAAGCTCGCCGTCGACGCCGCGCGCGCCAAGGCCACCATCGGTGAGATCTCCGATGCGCTGGAGGAGGTCTTCGGACGCCACGAGGCCGAGATCAAGACACTGTCCGGTGTGTACAAGGACGAGGTAGGAAAGGAGGGTGAGGTGTCCAACGTCAAGCGCGCCATCGCCCTGGCTGACGCCTTCGAGGAGCAGGAGGGTCGCCGCCCCCGTATCTTCATCGCCAAGATGGGACAGGACGGCCACGACCGTGGCCAGAAGGTCGTCGCCTCCGCCTATGCCGACCTGGGCATGGATGTGGATGTCGGACCGCTGTTCCAGACCCCGGCCGAGGCCGCCCGCGCCGCCGTGGACGCCGATGTCCACGTGGTGGGCATGTCCTCCCTGGCCGCCGGTCACCTCACGCTGCTGCCTGAGCTGAAGAAGGAACTGGCCGCCCTGGGCCGGGAGGACATCCTGGTCACCGTCGGTGGTGTCATCCCACCGGGTGACTTCCAGGAGCTCTACGACAACGGCGCGGTCGCCATCTACCCACCGGGCACCGTCATCGCCGACTCCGCCATCGACCTGATCACCAGGCTGGCAGCGCACCTCGGTTTTGAGCTGGATGTAGATGAGGATGCCTGA
- a CDS encoding methylmalonyl-CoA mutase family protein, which produces MTDLRNASLPEEFTDSLDAWRKAVVGVFARVSKKDVSDVPSDVWRRLIVTTNDGLDISPLYTRADENGAPIDELPGEFPFTRGAAIDADRAGWGVTETFGSYDDAVSEVNRQILHALNSGTTTLRLDLTGQLGPEDLKAALEGVYLNMAPIILSAGARTTEAADALYALVDAAGTGTAAVTLGASPLTSAVDGSGSVDLDATVELARAASARENVRAVLVDAVSFSNQDASDAQEIALALAAGIDYVRALVDAGLSTGQALDQIAFRFAVTDDQFGQIVKLRTARRLWARVAEVLGHPDLGAAPQHTVTAPVMFSQRDPWVNMLRSTVAAFAAGVGGATDVEVLTFDAAIDGGNPGTTRNFAHRIARNTNLLLLEESHLGHVIDPAGGSYYVESLTNDLSGKAWALFADIEAKGGYRAQLDNGAIAAALDEMHETTRQQIAKRQKQLTGINEFPNLAEAPLPAEKRQEPAGIRRWAAEFEALRNRSDAFLEANGARPTIGLIPVGPLAKHNIRTGFTTNLLASGGIAVTNPGELTPGTPEFDEAATGSDIVVICGTDQEYAATGEQVVEKLRAAGAKQILLAGAPASFENAQHAPDGYLNMKIDAASTLATLLDGLGA; this is translated from the coding sequence TTGACTGATCTCAGGAATGCCTCGTTGCCCGAGGAATTCACCGACAGCCTTGACGCCTGGCGCAAAGCTGTAGTGGGTGTGTTCGCGCGGGTGAGCAAAAAGGACGTAAGCGATGTGCCCTCCGATGTGTGGAGGAGACTCATCGTCACCACCAACGATGGTCTGGACATCTCGCCCCTGTACACCCGCGCCGACGAGAACGGCGCTCCGATCGATGAGCTGCCCGGTGAGTTCCCCTTCACCCGTGGCGCTGCCATCGATGCGGACCGCGCCGGCTGGGGAGTGACCGAAACCTTCGGCTCCTATGATGATGCCGTCTCCGAGGTGAACCGGCAGATTCTCCACGCACTCAATTCCGGTACCACCACCCTGCGCCTCGATCTGACCGGCCAGCTCGGCCCGGAGGATCTCAAGGCCGCGCTGGAGGGCGTGTACCTCAACATGGCGCCGATCATCCTGAGTGCGGGGGCCCGGACCACCGAGGCCGCCGACGCACTCTACGCGCTTGTCGACGCCGCCGGCACCGGCACCGCCGCCGTCACCCTGGGTGCGAGCCCACTGACCTCGGCCGTGGACGGTTCCGGGTCGGTGGACCTGGACGCCACCGTCGAGCTGGCCCGCGCGGCCAGCGCGCGGGAGAACGTCCGCGCCGTGCTTGTCGACGCTGTCTCGTTCTCCAACCAGGATGCCAGTGACGCCCAGGAGATCGCGCTGGCCCTGGCCGCGGGCATCGACTACGTCCGCGCCCTCGTGGATGCCGGGCTGAGCACCGGGCAGGCCCTGGACCAGATCGCCTTCCGCTTCGCCGTCACCGATGACCAGTTCGGTCAGATCGTGAAGCTGCGCACCGCACGACGCCTCTGGGCACGTGTCGCCGAGGTTCTCGGCCACCCGGACCTGGGTGCCGCCCCGCAGCACACCGTCACCGCGCCCGTGATGTTCAGTCAGCGCGACCCGTGGGTCAACATGCTGCGCAGCACCGTCGCCGCGTTCGCCGCCGGCGTGGGTGGAGCAACCGACGTCGAGGTCCTCACCTTTGATGCCGCCATCGACGGCGGCAACCCGGGCACCACCCGTAACTTCGCGCACCGCATCGCCCGCAACACCAACCTGCTGCTGCTGGAGGAGTCCCACCTCGGCCACGTCATCGACCCGGCCGGTGGCTCCTACTACGTGGAGTCCCTGACCAACGATCTCTCCGGGAAGGCCTGGGCGCTGTTCGCCGATATCGAGGCCAAGGGCGGGTACCGTGCGCAGCTGGACAACGGCGCCATCGCCGCGGCCCTGGATGAGATGCACGAGACCACCCGCCAGCAGATCGCGAAGCGACAGAAGCAGCTGACCGGCATCAACGAGTTCCCCAACCTCGCGGAGGCACCACTGCCCGCCGAGAAGCGTCAGGAACCCGCGGGTATCCGCCGCTGGGCCGCTGAATTCGAGGCACTGCGCAACCGCTCGGATGCCTTCCTCGAGGCGAACGGCGCACGCCCGACCATCGGTCTCATCCCGGTCGGCCCGCTGGCCAAGCACAACATCCGCACCGGTTTCACCACAAACCTGCTGGCCTCCGGCGGCATCGCGGTGACCAACCCCGGTGAGCTGACCCCGGGAACCCCGGAGTTCGATGAGGCGGCCACCGGATCCGACATCGTCGTCATCTGTGGAACCGACCAGGAGTACGCCGCCACCGGTGAGCAGGTCGTCGAGAAGCTCCGTGCGGCGGGTGCGAAGCAGATCCTGCTCGCCGGCGCCCCGGCGAGCTTCGAGAACGCCCAGCACGCCCCGGACGGCTACCTCAACATGAAGATCGACGCCGCCTCCACCCTGGCCACCCTTCTCGACGGACTGGGAGCATAA
- a CDS encoding TVP38/TMEM64 family protein: MSSESRPGTTGATVSGRVNTPFSSFFHFLTSLVTDAWGDLRRWPTWKKVSVLTAFIVVVGVTVVVEIPSITTLRDWADSAGPAFVWLFVGLYVVITQFPIPRTVLTLASGVLFGPWQGTLIALGSTTVSAALSLLIVRGLLGGWMRPRLTHPAVARINARLRDRGWLAIASLRMIAAVPFSLLNYVAALTSVPLLAFTVATAVGSAPGTIATVVLGDAVVGSGSATAVVFTIALACLGVVGLILDRRLPVKSVK; encoded by the coding sequence ATGAGTTCTGAGAGCAGACCCGGCACAACCGGGGCGACGGTATCCGGCAGGGTGAATACCCCTTTCAGCTCGTTCTTCCACTTTCTCACCTCTCTTGTGACCGATGCGTGGGGTGATCTGCGGCGGTGGCCGACGTGGAAGAAGGTGTCCGTTCTCACAGCGTTCATCGTGGTGGTGGGTGTCACCGTGGTGGTGGAGATCCCCTCGATCACCACCCTCCGGGACTGGGCTGACAGTGCCGGACCCGCCTTCGTCTGGCTCTTCGTCGGTCTCTACGTGGTGATCACCCAGTTCCCCATCCCGCGCACCGTGCTCACCCTGGCCTCCGGTGTCCTGTTCGGCCCGTGGCAGGGCACGCTCATCGCCCTCGGGTCCACCACGGTCTCCGCGGCGCTCAGCCTGCTCATCGTGCGCGGATTGCTGGGCGGGTGGATGCGGCCACGCCTGACCCATCCGGCGGTGGCGCGGATCAACGCGCGCCTGCGGGACCGTGGCTGGTTGGCGATCGCCTCACTGCGGATGATCGCGGCGGTCCCCTTCTCCCTGCTGAACTACGTCGCCGCCCTGACCAGCGTTCCGCTGCTGGCGTTCACCGTGGCCACCGCGGTCGGTTCCGCGCCCGGCACGATCGCGACGGTGGTGCTTGGCGACGCCGTCGTCGGCTCCGGCAGTGCCACCGCGGTGGTGTTCACCATCGCCCTGGCCTGTCTGGGTGTGGTTGGCCTCATTTTGGACCGGCGTCTGCCAGTCAAGTCTGTGAAATAG
- a CDS encoding SPFH domain-containing protein, protein MFGTILAIVVLAFVALVVIKSLALIPQGEAAVIERLGRYTRTVEGGLTLLVPFIDRVRARVDTRERVVSFPPQAVITQDNLTVAIDIVVTFQINEPDRAIYGVDNYIIGVEQISVATLRDVVGGMTLEETLTSREVINRRLRGELDAATTKWGLRISRVELKAIDPPPSIQQSMEKQMKADREKRATILTAEGQREADIKTAEGEKQAKILAAEGEKHAAILAAEAERQSMILRAEGERAARYLQAQGEARAIQKVNAAIKAAKLTPEVLAYQYLEKLPQIADGKSSKMWVIPSQFGDSLESFARQFANKDEQGTFRYEPVSVDEETKNLANADNTDEWFSTESDPEIAAAVAAANAVANKPVDPDPAEIAMGKVSAGSDSGLDSGQGALTRAAAPNDDEIQAGQATQEFLRARDAEQLPIDPDQERN, encoded by the coding sequence ATGTTCGGCACAATCCTGGCGATAGTAGTTCTCGCCTTCGTTGCCCTCGTGGTAATCAAGTCATTAGCCTTGATACCCCAGGGTGAAGCCGCAGTCATTGAAAGGCTCGGCCGGTATACCCGCACCGTGGAGGGAGGGCTGACCCTCCTGGTGCCCTTCATCGACCGGGTCCGCGCCCGCGTGGACACCCGTGAACGTGTGGTCTCCTTCCCGCCCCAGGCGGTGATCACCCAGGACAACCTCACCGTGGCCATCGACATTGTGGTCACCTTCCAGATCAATGAACCGGACCGTGCGATCTACGGTGTGGACAACTACATCATCGGCGTGGAGCAGATCTCCGTGGCCACCCTGCGTGATGTGGTCGGCGGCATGACGCTGGAGGAGACCCTGACCTCCCGTGAGGTGATCAACCGACGCCTGCGCGGCGAGCTGGATGCCGCCACCACCAAATGGGGCCTGCGCATCAGCCGTGTGGAGCTGAAGGCCATTGATCCACCACCATCGATCCAGCAGTCGATGGAGAAGCAGATGAAGGCGGACCGCGAGAAGCGCGCCACCATCCTCACCGCCGAGGGTCAGCGCGAGGCCGACATCAAGACCGCCGAGGGTGAGAAGCAGGCGAAGATCCTGGCCGCCGAGGGTGAGAAGCACGCAGCCATCCTCGCGGCGGAGGCGGAACGCCAGTCCATGATTCTGCGCGCCGAGGGTGAACGGGCCGCCCGCTACCTGCAGGCGCAGGGTGAGGCCCGCGCCATCCAGAAGGTCAACGCTGCAATCAAGGCTGCCAAGCTGACTCCCGAGGTGCTCGCATATCAGTACCTGGAGAAGCTGCCCCAGATCGCCGATGGCAAATCCTCCAAGATGTGGGTCATCCCCAGCCAGTTCGGGGATTCCCTGGAAAGCTTCGCCCGGCAGTTCGCCAACAAGGACGAGCAGGGGACATTCCGGTATGAACCGGTGTCCGTCGATGAGGAGACGAAGAACCTGGCCAACGCGGACAACACCGACGAGTGGTTCTCCACGGAATCCGATCCGGAGATCGCCGCGGCTGTCGCTGCCGCCAATGCGGTGGCCAACAAACCGGTTGATCCGGATCCGGCGGAGATTGCCATGGGAAAGGTGTCGGCAGGTTCCGACTCTGGGCTTGACTCCGGCCAGGGTGCACTGACCCGCGCGGCGGCACCCAACGATGATGAGATCCAGGCAGGACAGGCCACCCAGGAGTTCCTCCGCGCCCGCGATGCGGAGCAGCTGCCCATCGATCCGGATCAGGAACGAAACTAG
- a CDS encoding NfeD family protein, translated as MGAIIWFIGSLVLAGLELAVGEFTLLMLAGAALATAGVSLVGVPVWAEFATFAVSAFALLFFLKPALQRRLNKPAALDTSVRSLVGKQAVVLEDVTGAGGQIRLDGSIWSARSMDPAHTFTEGQHVSVVRIDGATAVVWAEP; from the coding sequence GTGGGAGCAATAATCTGGTTTATCGGAAGCCTGGTGCTGGCGGGACTTGAGCTGGCGGTGGGTGAATTCACCCTGTTGATGCTCGCTGGCGCGGCCCTGGCCACAGCTGGTGTGTCCCTGGTCGGTGTGCCTGTATGGGCGGAGTTCGCCACCTTCGCGGTGTCGGCCTTCGCCCTGCTGTTCTTTCTCAAACCGGCGCTGCAGCGTCGGTTGAATAAACCCGCGGCACTGGATACCTCGGTACGTTCGCTGGTGGGTAAACAGGCTGTCGTGCTGGAGGATGTCACCGGCGCTGGCGGGCAGATCCGGCTGGACGGTTCGATCTGGTCTGCGCGCAGCATGGATCCGGCCCACACCTTCACCGAGGGACAGCACGTCAGTGTGGTGCGCATTGACGGCGCCACCGCGGTGGTGTGGGCGGAACCCTGA
- a CDS encoding DUF3097 domain-containing protein codes for MSFSDPYAADIFGGHTRNRKPEYPTVPAEPGLVVEVRADGYVGAVTGFERTYDGDFIRLEDRRGREALYKLRTGAFMVDGQIVTLTRHVPTQQPRKSNSGSRRVENVQAKVAAPSRIWVEGIHDAAIVEKVWGHDLRVEGVVVEYLEGLDNLPERLAEFRPGPGRRIGVLADHLVEGSKETRMTRSLGPDVAVTGHPYIDIWAAVKPERLGLRAWPEVPYGEDWKTGICRRVGWSDPKEGWHRVYNAVNSFRDFDHTLIGAVERLVDFVTNHDLSKEDVLA; via the coding sequence ATGAGCTTCTCCGACCCCTATGCAGCAGACATCTTCGGCGGACACACCCGGAACAGGAAACCCGAGTATCCCACTGTTCCCGCAGAACCGGGACTGGTCGTGGAGGTGCGCGCCGACGGTTATGTCGGCGCCGTCACCGGCTTCGAGCGCACCTATGACGGTGATTTCATCCGCCTGGAGGACCGCCGGGGCCGTGAGGCACTGTACAAACTGCGCACCGGTGCCTTCATGGTGGACGGGCAGATCGTCACCCTGACCCGCCATGTGCCCACCCAGCAGCCCCGGAAATCCAATTCGGGGTCGCGCCGGGTGGAGAATGTCCAGGCGAAGGTCGCCGCCCCGTCGCGGATCTGGGTGGAGGGCATCCATGACGCGGCCATCGTGGAGAAGGTCTGGGGTCATGACCTCCGGGTGGAGGGTGTTGTCGTGGAATACCTCGAGGGCCTGGACAACCTCCCCGAGCGACTGGCGGAGTTCCGACCGGGCCCGGGCCGGCGCATCGGTGTGCTCGCCGACCACCTGGTGGAGGGATCGAAGGAAACGCGGATGACGCGCTCGCTGGGACCTGATGTCGCGGTGACCGGGCACCCGTACATCGATATCTGGGCGGCGGTGAAACCGGAACGCCTCGGCCTGCGTGCCTGGCCGGAGGTGCCCTACGGCGAGGACTGGAAGACCGGTATCTGTCGCCGGGTGGGATGGTCGGATCCGAAGGAGGGGTGGCACCGCGTCTACAATGCCGTCAACTCCTTCCGGGATTTCGACCACACCCTGATCGGGGCGGTGGAACGTCTGGTGGATTTCGTGACCAATCACGACCTGAGCAAGGAGGATGTCCTGGCCTAG